A part of Planococcus sp. MB-3u-03 genomic DNA contains:
- a CDS encoding exodeoxyribonuclease III translates to MKLVSWNVNGLRAVMKKGFMDFFETVDADILCVQEIKLQEGQIDLELPGYHTYWNYAQKKGYSGTAVFTKQRPLNVHYGVGLEEHDTEGRLITLEFPEFYLVNSYTPNSQHGLLRLAYRLLWEDKLLSYIQQLDLEKPVILCGDLNVAHQEIDLKNPKANKKNSGFTPEERGKISDFLDSGFVDTFRHFHPDEGGHYSWWSYRSNCREKNVGWRIDYFIASNRLVGRMKSAAIHTEVYGSDHCPVELQLSDSMT, encoded by the coding sequence ATGAAATTGGTATCATGGAATGTAAATGGCCTGCGGGCCGTGATGAAAAAAGGGTTTATGGATTTCTTTGAGACAGTGGATGCCGATATTTTGTGTGTTCAGGAGATCAAATTGCAGGAAGGCCAGATTGATTTGGAGCTTCCGGGTTATCATACATATTGGAATTATGCACAGAAGAAAGGCTATTCAGGGACCGCCGTCTTCACCAAACAGCGCCCATTGAATGTCCATTACGGTGTCGGTCTTGAGGAACACGATACAGAAGGCAGGCTGATCACATTGGAGTTCCCTGAATTTTATTTGGTCAATAGCTATACGCCGAATTCCCAGCACGGGCTGTTGCGCCTTGCGTACCGTCTATTGTGGGAAGACAAGTTGCTTTCTTATATCCAGCAATTGGACCTCGAAAAACCGGTCATTTTATGCGGGGACTTGAACGTGGCGCATCAGGAAATCGATTTGAAAAACCCGAAAGCCAATAAGAAGAACTCGGGCTTCACGCCAGAAGAGCGCGGGAAGATCAGTGATTTTCTCGACAGCGGTTTCGTGGATACATTCCGCCATTTTCATCCTGATGAAGGCGGCCATTATTCATGGTGGTCTTATCGTTCGAATTGCCGGGAGAAGAATGTCGGCTGGCGCATCGATTACTTCATCGCTTCCAACCGTCTCGTCGGGCGAATGAAGAGTGCGGCGATCCATACGGAAGTGTATGGATCGGACCACTGCCCGGTGGAATTGCAATTAAGCGATTCAATGACTTAA